One genomic segment of Rhizobium viscosum includes these proteins:
- the urtE gene encoding urea ABC transporter ATP-binding subunit UrtE, whose product MLTVENANLHYGAAQALRGISIKAEMGKITCVLGRNGVGKSSLLRAVTGQHPISAGTITFNDAKLDGLPPFARAKQGIGYVPQGREIFPLLTVKENLETGFAPLGRRDRNIPDDIFSLFPVLKSMLSRRGGDLSGGQQQQLAIGRAMVTRPKILVLDEPTEGIQPSIIKDIGRAIRYLRDSTGMAILLVEQYLDFCRELADYVYIMDRGEIVHEGLAETLDTPEARRHLTV is encoded by the coding sequence ATGCTGACAGTCGAAAACGCAAATCTTCATTATGGCGCAGCCCAGGCGTTGCGCGGCATCTCGATCAAGGCCGAGATGGGCAAGATCACCTGCGTGCTCGGGCGTAACGGTGTCGGCAAGAGCTCGCTCTTGCGCGCCGTCACCGGCCAGCACCCGATATCGGCGGGAACTATCACCTTCAACGATGCGAAGCTGGATGGCCTGCCGCCCTTTGCCCGTGCCAAGCAGGGCATCGGCTATGTGCCGCAGGGGCGCGAAATCTTCCCGCTACTGACGGTGAAGGAAAACCTCGAAACCGGCTTTGCTCCGCTTGGCCGCCGCGACCGCAACATCCCCGACGATATCTTCAGTCTCTTCCCGGTGCTGAAGTCGATGTTGTCACGTCGCGGCGGCGATCTCTCAGGCGGGCAACAGCAGCAACTGGCGATTGGACGTGCCATGGTCACGCGGCCGAAGATTCTCGTGCTCGACGAGCCGACCGAGGGCATCCAGCCATCGATCATCAAGGATATCGGTCGGGCGATCCGCTACCTGCGTGACTCCACCGGCATGGCGATCCTGCTTGTCGAGCAATATCTCGATTTCTGCCGGGAGCTTGCTGATTATGTCTATATCATGGACCGCGGCGAGATCGTGCATGAGGGCCTTGCCGAGACGCTGGATACGCCGGAAGCACGTCGCCATCTGACCGTATGA
- a CDS encoding DUF1272 domain-containing protein, which yields MLELRPNCECCDKDLPPDSAEAMICTFECTFCADCVDNVLKGVCPNCGGNLVARPIRPAAKLLNNPASTKRVLKAEGCAPKAA from the coding sequence ATGCTGGAGCTTCGACCCAATTGCGAATGCTGCGACAAGGATCTGCCGCCCGACAGTGCGGAAGCGATGATCTGCACGTTCGAATGCACGTTCTGTGCGGATTGCGTTGACAATGTCCTCAAGGGCGTGTGCCCGAATTGCGGTGGCAACCTCGTTGCCAGACCGATCCGGCCTGCTGCGAAGCTCCTGAATAATCCGGCTTCCACGAAGCGTGTTCTGAAGGCCGAGGGCTGCGCGCCCAAGGCGGCTTAA
- a CDS encoding urease subunit gamma, with amino-acid sequence MNLTPREKDKLLISMAAMVARKRLERGVKLNHPEAIALITDFVVEGARDGRPVAELMEAGAHVISRDQVMEGIAEMIHDVQVEATFPDGTKLVTVHEPIR; translated from the coding sequence ATGAACCTCACTCCCAGAGAAAAAGACAAGCTGTTGATTTCCATGGCCGCCATGGTGGCGCGCAAGCGGCTGGAACGCGGCGTCAAGCTGAACCATCCGGAAGCCATCGCCCTCATCACCGATTTCGTTGTCGAAGGCGCACGTGATGGCCGTCCGGTTGCCGAACTGATGGAGGCCGGAGCCCATGTGATCAGCCGCGACCAGGTGATGGAAGGCATTGCCGAGATGATCCATGACGTGCAGGTCGAGGCGACTTTCCCCGACGGCACAAAGCTGGTGACCGTGCACGAACCTATCCGCTGA
- a CDS encoding Urease operon accessory protein, with protein sequence MIVGNGEVGEGGGEIIDASDFIIRFNECRSYGAGGTRTDVIAVCNTGRPAKAMLGSESWRVHPGVVEASEIWSVRDPEKFAAMRAPLAASHPELDDFCDDYTNQFSDFCMQAGKVHRVIDKQIHDAVDQALSAFLPAPYVVPSSGMIVIGEVLDRFPDDDVTLAGFGHVGWEWHPFAAEKQLVDSYVAAGRLRRLAGKPFVSFSQGA encoded by the coding sequence ATGATCGTGGGCAACGGCGAAGTGGGAGAAGGGGGGGGCGAGATCATCGACGCATCCGACTTCATCATCCGCTTCAACGAGTGCCGCTCCTATGGCGCCGGCGGTACTCGTACCGATGTGATTGCGGTGTGCAATACCGGCCGTCCTGCCAAGGCAATGCTCGGTTCGGAAAGCTGGCGGGTGCATCCCGGTGTTGTCGAAGCCTCGGAAATCTGGAGTGTGCGCGATCCCGAAAAATTCGCGGCGATGCGGGCACCTCTTGCGGCTTCGCATCCGGAGCTCGATGATTTCTGCGACGATTACACCAACCAATTTAGCGATTTCTGCATGCAAGCTGGCAAGGTGCATCGGGTCATCGACAAACAGATTCATGACGCCGTCGATCAGGCGCTTTCTGCCTTCTTGCCAGCGCCTTACGTCGTGCCGAGCAGCGGCATGATCGTGATTGGCGAAGTGCTCGACAGATTTCCCGACGATGACGTAACGCTTGCCGGCTTCGGCCATGTGGGCTGGGAGTGGCATCCCTTTGCCGCCGAAAAGCAGCTCGTCGATTCCTATGTTGCGGCCGGCCGTCTCAGGCGGCTTGCCGGAAAACCATTCGTCTCTTTCTCCCAAGGAGCCTGA
- a CDS encoding urease accessory protein UreD: MTGVAAGTTRPQRAEGRGHLAAKVQGGRTRIQELYQEGAAKIRLPDTFDASMEAVIINTAGGLTGGDRMNWSVSAGAGTRIDVTTQACEKIYKASAGTAEVTTQIEVGPGARVDWLPQETILFDRASLFRRLDVDLDDSAEFLAVEAILLGRTAMGETMETGLFRDRWRIRRSGQLVHAEELRLSDAVALLAAEQAVLGGQVAFATVLYAGPMSEPYLAKVRPLLDGHMGGASAWSDKIVVRLAAVDGFALRKILIPVISALRNGAPVPKVWNL, encoded by the coding sequence ATGACAGGCGTGGCGGCAGGCACCACGAGACCGCAGAGAGCGGAAGGACGCGGGCATCTTGCTGCCAAGGTGCAGGGCGGACGTACGCGGATTCAGGAGCTTTATCAGGAAGGTGCAGCAAAGATCCGCCTTCCGGATACGTTCGATGCCTCGATGGAGGCCGTCATCATCAACACGGCCGGCGGACTGACCGGCGGCGACCGGATGAACTGGAGCGTCTCGGCTGGTGCTGGCACGCGCATCGATGTGACCACGCAGGCCTGCGAGAAGATTTACAAGGCATCGGCCGGCACGGCGGAGGTAACGACGCAGATCGAGGTCGGGCCGGGCGCCCGCGTCGACTGGCTACCCCAGGAGACGATCCTCTTCGATCGCGCCTCGCTGTTTCGCCGGCTGGATGTCGATCTCGACGACAGCGCCGAGTTCCTTGCCGTCGAAGCCATCCTGCTCGGGCGCACGGCAATGGGTGAGACGATGGAGACGGGGCTGTTTCGCGATCGCTGGCGCATCCGCCGCTCGGGCCAGCTTGTTCATGCCGAGGAATTGCGGCTTTCCGATGCGGTGGCGCTGCTTGCGGCAGAGCAGGCGGTACTCGGCGGGCAGGTGGCCTTTGCGACGGTGCTTTACGCAGGGCCGATGTCCGAACCCTATCTCGCCAAGGTACGGCCGCTGCTGGACGGACATATGGGCGGGGCGAGTGCCTGGAGCGACAAGATCGTCGTGCGCCTTGCGGCAGTCGATGGTTTTGCGCTGAGAAAAATCCTGATCCCGGTCATTTCCGCCTTGCGCAATGGAGCGCCTGTGCCGAAAGTCTGGAATCTGTAA
- the urtB gene encoding urea ABC transporter permease subunit UrtB — protein sequence MYRAIKIFLLTICLASSGLALTGLTTALRAQDDVHALVDALGVGGFPEREAAIKALVASKDAHVGQILQQLSDGLLYVNSDEGGPVLVQGGTDDEPTYSDPLTGEAVADIDPDTMSKVKINNSLRTLIGTMTSQMTLLSPDRGARLAAAQGLLKDADPANLDLLNSALVDEKDAEIKGTMEAARAVMVLKSDMSADEKRQAIDTVAARGGRDALTILTTALATAPDDLKPAIQAHISTINRSLALWNIVQNVWYGLSLGSVLLLAAIGLAITFGVMGVINMAHGEMVMIGAYTTYVVQEYITANFPGMADYSLAFAVPAAFIFTGFVGLIIERVVIRYLYGRPLETLLATWGVSLILQQAVRTVFGPTNREVRNPSWMSGAFELGGLSITWNRLWIIVFSTAVFVALLMLLKRSAFGLQMRAVTQNRRMASSMGIRTGWVDAFTFALGSGIAGMAGVALSQIDNVSPNLGQSYIIDSFMVVVFGGVGNLWGTLVGALSLGVVNKFLEPFAGAVLGKILVLVLIILFIQKRPRGLFALKGRAVEA from the coding sequence ATGTATCGCGCCATCAAGATCTTTCTTTTGACCATTTGCCTTGCCTCTTCAGGCTTGGCGCTCACGGGGCTGACGACTGCCCTGAGGGCTCAGGACGACGTTCACGCTCTCGTCGATGCGCTCGGCGTCGGCGGTTTTCCGGAGCGTGAAGCGGCCATCAAGGCGCTCGTCGCTTCCAAGGATGCGCATGTCGGCCAGATATTGCAGCAACTGAGCGACGGCCTGCTCTACGTGAATTCGGATGAGGGCGGTCCTGTGCTCGTCCAGGGCGGCACGGATGACGAGCCGACCTATTCCGATCCGCTCACCGGCGAAGCCGTTGCCGACATCGATCCTGATACGATGTCGAAGGTGAAGATCAACAATTCGCTGCGTACGCTCATCGGCACGATGACGAGCCAGATGACGCTGCTGAGCCCTGATCGCGGCGCCCGCCTTGCGGCTGCCCAGGGGCTTTTGAAGGATGCTGATCCGGCCAATCTCGATTTGCTGAATTCCGCACTGGTCGATGAAAAGGATGCCGAGATCAAGGGCACCATGGAAGCGGCCCGCGCCGTGATGGTGTTGAAGAGCGATATGAGCGCCGACGAAAAACGGCAGGCGATCGATACGGTTGCCGCCCGCGGCGGCCGTGATGCGCTGACCATCCTGACTACGGCGCTGGCGACGGCTCCCGATGATCTCAAGCCTGCCATTCAGGCGCATATATCCACCATCAACCGCAGCCTCGCCCTCTGGAACATCGTCCAGAACGTCTGGTACGGCCTGTCGCTCGGCTCGGTGCTGCTGCTTGCGGCGATCGGCCTTGCCATCACCTTCGGCGTCATGGGCGTCATCAACATGGCACATGGCGAGATGGTGATGATCGGCGCCTACACGACCTATGTCGTGCAGGAATATATCACTGCGAATTTTCCCGGCATGGCCGATTATTCGCTGGCCTTCGCCGTGCCTGCCGCCTTCATCTTCACCGGTTTCGTCGGCCTCATCATCGAACGTGTCGTGATCCGCTATCTCTACGGCCGGCCGTTGGAAACGCTGCTGGCTACCTGGGGCGTGTCGCTGATCCTGCAGCAGGCAGTACGCACCGTCTTCGGTCCGACCAATCGTGAGGTCCGCAATCCGAGCTGGATGTCGGGCGCTTTCGAACTCGGCGGATTGTCGATCACCTGGAACCGTCTCTGGATCATCGTCTTCTCGACGGCGGTCTTCGTGGCGCTGCTGATGCTCCTCAAGCGCTCCGCCTTCGGCCTGCAGATGCGTGCCGTCACCCAGAACCGCCGCATGGCCTCATCCATGGGTATCCGCACCGGCTGGGTCGATGCCTTCACCTTCGCGCTTGGTTCCGGCATCGCCGGCATGGCGGGCGTGGCGCTCTCGCAGATCGATAACGTCTCGCCGAACCTAGGCCAGAGCTACATCATCGACAGTTTCATGGTCGTGGTCTTCGGCGGCGTCGGCAATCTCTGGGGCACGCTGGTTGGCGCATTGTCGCTTGGTGTGGTCAACAAGTTCCTCGAGCCCTTTGCCGGAGCCGTGCTCGGCAAGATCCTGGTGCTCGTCCTCATCATTCTCTTCATCCAGAAGCGGCCACGCGGGCTCTTCGCACTCAAAGGAAGGGCGGTGGAAGCATGA
- a CDS encoding GGDEF domain-containing protein: protein MENWISLQAELGSFEHRKTVYTFALKMSFLAVILSGFIIVITLPPLNFMGVLPITLGHAMIFAIILSWLIGGMVSGVLSLVAGFAIHDLTVSRAKFEKLSRTDTLSGLLNRRAFTDALEKVDGDACLAIFDVDRFKAINDRFGHGCGDAVITGVSAMLSAAFDGEPVVARLGGEEFGVVVQGGTPEERVARIEGVRAQIAARPIPADGHDVTITISGGIADLHEGRDKEAVYASADKALYLAKALGRNRVVHEREGLNHAWHGLVENGLGVQGIAPNEANLLQASGI from the coding sequence ATGGAAAACTGGATATCGCTTCAGGCTGAGCTAGGCAGTTTCGAGCATCGCAAAACCGTTTATACTTTTGCGCTGAAGATGAGTTTTCTGGCAGTCATTCTGTCCGGCTTCATCATCGTGATTACCCTGCCTCCGCTCAACTTCATGGGAGTGCTGCCGATCACCCTCGGGCATGCCATGATCTTTGCTATCATCCTCTCCTGGCTGATCGGCGGAATGGTGTCGGGCGTGCTGTCGCTCGTTGCGGGCTTTGCCATTCATGACCTGACAGTCTCGCGCGCCAAGTTCGAAAAGCTCAGCCGCACAGATACGCTGTCGGGGCTCTTGAACCGTCGGGCTTTCACTGACGCGCTGGAGAAGGTAGATGGGGATGCCTGTCTCGCCATCTTCGATGTCGACCGCTTCAAGGCGATCAACGATCGCTTCGGCCATGGCTGCGGTGATGCCGTCATTACTGGCGTCTCAGCCATGCTTTCTGCGGCTTTTGATGGCGAGCCGGTCGTGGCTCGGCTCGGCGGTGAGGAGTTTGGTGTCGTCGTTCAGGGCGGGACGCCGGAGGAGCGCGTCGCGCGCATTGAAGGGGTGAGAGCACAGATTGCTGCGCGGCCGATTCCGGCGGATGGGCATGACGTCACCATCACGATATCAGGCGGCATTGCCGACCTCCATGAGGGACGCGACAAGGAGGCGGTCTATGCTTCCGCCGACAAGGCGCTCTACCTCGCCAAGGCGCTCGGCCGCAATCGTGTCGTCCACGAGCGGGAAGGGCTGAACCACGCCTGGCACGGGCTCGTCGAAAACGGTCTCGGCGTCCAGGGTATTGCGCCTAACGAGGCGAACCTGTTGCAGGCCTCCGGAATCTAA
- a CDS encoding urease subunit beta: MIPGEIIAADGEIELNAGAPIVTLEVSNTGDRPVQVGSHYHFAETNAGLSFDRDKARGMRLDIPAGTAVRFEPGQTRSVTLIPLSGKREVYGFRQLVMGRL, encoded by the coding sequence ATGATCCCTGGCGAAATCATTGCCGCTGATGGCGAGATCGAGCTCAATGCCGGCGCACCGATCGTGACGCTTGAGGTTTCCAATACCGGCGACCGTCCCGTGCAGGTCGGCAGCCACTATCATTTTGCCGAGACCAATGCCGGCCTTTCCTTCGATCGCGACAAGGCTCGCGGCATGCGGCTCGACATTCCCGCCGGCACGGCCGTGCGTTTCGAGCCGGGCCAGACCCGTTCGGTGACGCTCATACCGCTCTCGGGCAAGCGCGAAGTCTACGGCTTCCGCCAGCTCGTCATGGGCCGGCTCTAA
- the urtD gene encoding urea ABC transporter ATP-binding protein UrtD, with translation MIPDVKPNSVLYLSGVSVSFDGFKALNSLSIVIEPGELRAIIGPNGAGKTTMMDIITGKTRPDEGEVFFNGIVDLTKKDEADIAQLGIGRKFQKPTVFESHTVWDNLELALNRRRTVFSTLFYRLSGEDKDRIDEILETVRLTHRRDELAANLSHGQKQWLEIGMLLAQEPKLLLVDEPVAGMTDAETAETAILLKDIAKTRSVVVVEHDMGFIRDLGVKVTCLAEGSVLAEGSIDFVSNDPKVIENYLGR, from the coding sequence ATGATCCCCGACGTCAAACCCAACAGCGTGCTTTATCTCAGCGGTGTCTCGGTCTCTTTCGATGGCTTCAAGGCGCTGAATTCGCTCTCCATCGTTATCGAACCCGGCGAACTCCGGGCGATCATCGGCCCGAATGGCGCCGGCAAGACGACGATGATGGATATCATCACCGGCAAGACGCGGCCTGATGAAGGCGAAGTCTTCTTTAACGGCATTGTGGACCTGACCAAGAAGGACGAAGCCGATATCGCCCAGCTCGGCATCGGCCGGAAATTCCAGAAGCCGACGGTCTTCGAAAGCCATACGGTCTGGGACAATCTGGAACTGGCGCTCAACCGCCGGCGCACGGTGTTTTCGACGCTCTTCTATCGTCTTTCCGGTGAAGACAAGGATCGTATCGATGAAATCCTGGAAACGGTGCGCCTGACGCATCGCCGCGATGAGCTTGCGGCCAACCTGTCGCATGGTCAGAAGCAGTGGCTGGAGATCGGCATGCTGCTGGCGCAGGAGCCGAAGCTTCTGCTCGTCGACGAGCCTGTGGCCGGCATGACGGATGCCGAGACGGCAGAAACGGCGATCCTGCTCAAGGATATCGCGAAGACGCGGTCCGTCGTCGTCGTGGAGCACGATATGGGCTTTATCCGTGATCTCGGCGTGAAGGTGACCTGCCTCGCGGAAGGCTCGGTGCTGGCCGAAGGCTCGATCGACTTCGTCAGCAACGATCCGAAGGTGATCGAGAACTATCTGGGTCGCTAA
- a CDS encoding lysozyme inhibitor LprI family protein, which yields MRVKMEFIGAVVMLFAAGAAYAEDVNCENAQTQTDMTSCAQARYDEADKALNAQYKQTRAAMVAIDKDLDGDMKGAEQALLKAQRAWINYRDAQCENSGFQARGGTMEPMLVAGCLADLTDLRTKELKALAEGMGN from the coding sequence ATGCGCGTGAAGATGGAATTCATCGGTGCGGTCGTAATGCTGTTTGCCGCCGGCGCCGCCTATGCTGAAGACGTGAATTGCGAGAATGCGCAGACACAGACCGATATGACCAGCTGCGCGCAGGCGCGTTATGATGAAGCCGACAAGGCGCTCAATGCCCAGTACAAGCAGACGCGTGCCGCCATGGTGGCGATCGACAAAGATCTCGATGGCGATATGAAAGGCGCGGAACAAGCGCTCCTCAAGGCGCAGCGCGCCTGGATCAACTATCGCGATGCGCAGTGCGAAAATTCCGGCTTCCAGGCTCGCGGCGGTACGATGGAGCCGATGTTGGTTGCGGGCTGCCTTGCTGACCTGACCGATCTGAGAACCAAAGAGCTCAAGGCGCTTGCCGAAGGAATGGGCAATTAA
- a CDS encoding TIGR02117 family protein, whose amino-acid sequence MKLTARWPIRAVALLLLLVAGGAFIPRPLLVAAEASPEATASQRILLLSGPIHTDIAIPLDDRLRASFSFLEDAGIPVSDPAAQWLIFGWGGRSFYLETPTWADLKPMPVLRALTIDGSVMHVDVAGGISETHPAVTVLNVDGGRFEQLLGFINDSFIRENGAVVPVGDRGYGDYDRFFEARGYFNALFGCNTWTAAALRTGGLRMGFWNPLPQTLVLSLGLYN is encoded by the coding sequence TTGAAGCTGACAGCGCGATGGCCGATACGGGCTGTCGCGCTGCTTTTATTATTGGTAGCTGGCGGTGCCTTTATTCCAAGACCGCTGCTGGTGGCAGCAGAAGCTTCCCCCGAAGCAACAGCCTCGCAGCGCATTCTGTTGCTTTCCGGCCCGATCCATACGGATATTGCGATCCCGCTCGACGATCGGCTTCGGGCGTCGTTTTCATTTCTTGAGGATGCCGGAATTCCGGTGAGCGATCCTGCCGCACAATGGCTGATCTTCGGATGGGGCGGTCGCTCATTCTATCTGGAGACACCGACCTGGGCCGATCTGAAGCCGATGCCGGTGCTTCGCGCGCTGACGATCGACGGATCGGTGATGCATGTCGATGTTGCCGGCGGCATCTCCGAAACCCATCCGGCCGTGACGGTTCTCAATGTCGATGGTGGGCGTTTCGAGCAATTGCTCGGCTTCATCAACGACAGTTTCATCCGGGAAAATGGAGCGGTCGTGCCGGTCGGCGACAGGGGATATGGCGACTATGACAGGTTCTTCGAGGCGAGGGGCTATTTCAATGCGCTGTTTGGCTGCAATACATGGACCGCCGCTGCGCTACGGACAGGCGGCCTGCGAATGGGTTTCTGGAACCCGCTGCCGCAGACGCTAGTGCTTTCGCTTGGTCTCTATAATTGA
- the ureC gene encoding urease subunit alpha yields the protein MPYKISRKAYAGMFGPTTGDKVRLADTELFIEIEKDFTTYGEEVKFGGGKVIRDGMGQSQVTRADGAVDTVITNAVIIDHSGIYKADIGLKDGRIAAIGKAGNPDMQPGVNIIVGPGTEAIAGEGKILTAGGMDSHIHFIAPQQIEEALMSGLTCMLGGGTGPAHGTLATTCTPGPWHIARMIEAADAFPMNLAFAGKGNASLPGALQEMVLAGATSLKLHEDWGTTPGAIDCCLSVADDYDVQVMIHTDTLNESGFVEDTIGAIKGRTIHAFHTEGAGGGHAPDIIKICGQPNVIPSSTNPTRPYTVNTIAEHLDMLMVCHHLSPSIPEDIAFAESRIRKETIAAEDILHDIGAFSIISSDSQAMGRVGEVLIRTWQTADKMKRQRGRLKEEKGDNDNFRVRRYVAKYTINPAIAHGLSHEIGSIEVGKRADLVLWNPAFFGVKPDMVLLGGSIAAAPMGDPNASIPTPQPVHYRPMFASFGKSLTNSSVTFVSQASLDVGLKGRLGVAKDLVAVRNTRGGISKASMIHNDLTPEIEVDPETYEVRANGELLTCEPATVLPMAQRYFLF from the coding sequence ATGCCCTACAAGATCTCCCGCAAGGCTTACGCCGGCATGTTCGGTCCGACCACCGGCGACAAGGTCCGCCTTGCCGATACGGAGCTTTTCATCGAGATCGAAAAGGATTTTACCACCTATGGTGAAGAGGTGAAGTTCGGCGGCGGGAAAGTCATCCGCGACGGCATGGGCCAGAGCCAGGTGACGCGGGCAGATGGCGCGGTCGATACCGTCATCACCAATGCCGTCATCATCGATCATTCCGGTATTTACAAGGCCGATATCGGCCTCAAGGACGGACGCATCGCGGCGATCGGCAAGGCCGGCAATCCGGATATGCAGCCGGGCGTCAATATCATTGTCGGTCCGGGCACGGAAGCGATTGCCGGCGAGGGCAAGATCCTCACCGCCGGGGGCATGGACAGCCATATCCATTTCATCGCCCCACAGCAGATCGAGGAGGCTCTGATGAGCGGCCTGACCTGCATGCTCGGCGGCGGCACCGGGCCGGCGCACGGCACGCTGGCGACGACCTGCACGCCCGGCCCTTGGCATATCGCCCGTATGATCGAGGCAGCCGATGCCTTCCCGATGAACCTTGCCTTTGCCGGCAAGGGCAATGCTTCGCTTCCGGGCGCATTGCAGGAAATGGTGCTCGCCGGCGCGACCTCGCTGAAGCTGCATGAGGATTGGGGTACGACGCCCGGCGCCATCGACTGCTGCCTGTCGGTTGCCGACGACTATGACGTGCAGGTGATGATCCATACGGATACGCTGAACGAAAGCGGCTTCGTGGAAGATACGATCGGCGCCATCAAGGGCCGCACCATCCATGCCTTCCATACGGAGGGTGCGGGCGGCGGTCACGCACCCGACATCATAAAGATCTGCGGCCAGCCGAATGTCATTCCCTCGTCCACCAACCCGACGAGGCCCTATACGGTCAATACGATCGCCGAGCATCTGGACATGCTGATGGTCTGCCATCACCTGTCGCCGTCGATCCCTGAGGATATCGCCTTTGCCGAAAGCCGTATCCGCAAGGAGACGATCGCGGCGGAAGACATCCTGCACGATATCGGCGCTTTCTCGATCATCTCGTCGGACAGCCAGGCCATGGGCCGTGTCGGCGAAGTGCTGATCCGCACCTGGCAGACGGCCGACAAGATGAAGCGCCAGCGCGGCCGTCTGAAAGAAGAGAAGGGCGATAACGACAATTTCCGTGTCCGCCGTTACGTCGCCAAATACACGATCAATCCGGCGATTGCACATGGCCTGTCGCATGAGATCGGCTCGATCGAAGTCGGCAAGCGCGCCGACCTCGTCCTATGGAACCCGGCCTTCTTCGGCGTGAAGCCGGACATGGTGCTGCTCGGCGGCTCGATTGCCGCGGCACCCATGGGCGATCCGAATGCCTCGATCCCGACGCCGCAGCCGGTGCACTACCGTCCGATGTTTGCCTCCTTCGGCAAAAGCCTGACAAATTCCTCCGTGACCTTCGTGTCGCAGGCCTCGCTCGATGTCGGCCTCAAGGGCCGCCTCGGCGTTGCCAAGGATCTCGTTGCCGTCAGGAACACACGCGGCGGCATCTCCAAGGCGTCAATGATCCACAACGACCTGACACCTGAAATCGAGGTCGATCCGGAGACCTACGAGGTGCGGGCGAATGGCGAGTTGTTGACCTGCGAACCGGCGACGGTATTGCCGATGGCACAGCGTTATTTCCTGTTCTGA
- the urtC gene encoding urea ABC transporter permease subunit UrtC, which translates to MITAFLLRSLDRRISIAIAILLVVAVLVPVLNLATSADNPLHVPTYIMALFGKYLTYALLALALDLVWGFCGILSLGHGAFFALGGYAMGMYLMRQIGSRGVYGDPILPDFMVFLNWKELPWFWYGFDQFWFAALMVLVVPGLLAFVFGWFAFRSRVNGVYLSIITQAMTYALLLAFFRNDMGFGGNNGMTDFKDILGFNVQADGTRATLFAATAIFLALSLMIASAIVRSKFGKVLVGVRDAESRTRFLGYRVEHFKLFTFVVSAMMAGIAGALYVPQVGIINPGEFAPANSIEVVIWTAVGGRATLIGPIIGAILVNGGKTIFTGLFPDYWLFALGGLFVLVTLLLPKGIVGTIAQHFGKRRPVSNGVPPAVAEESVEAKIQAAE; encoded by the coding sequence ATGATTACGGCCTTCCTTCTCCGGTCTCTCGATCGCCGGATCTCCATTGCCATCGCCATCCTGCTGGTGGTCGCGGTTCTGGTGCCGGTGCTCAATCTGGCGACGTCGGCGGACAATCCGTTGCATGTGCCGACCTATATCATGGCACTGTTCGGCAAGTACCTGACCTATGCGCTGCTGGCGCTGGCGCTCGATCTCGTCTGGGGCTTCTGCGGCATTCTCTCGCTCGGCCACGGCGCCTTCTTCGCGCTCGGCGGTTATGCGATGGGCATGTATCTGATGCGCCAGATCGGCTCGCGCGGCGTCTACGGCGATCCCATCCTGCCCGACTTCATGGTCTTCCTGAACTGGAAGGAGTTGCCCTGGTTCTGGTACGGTTTCGACCAGTTCTGGTTTGCAGCACTGATGGTGCTCGTCGTGCCCGGCCTGCTTGCCTTCGTTTTCGGCTGGTTCGCCTTCCGCTCACGGGTCAACGGCGTTTACCTGTCGATCATCACCCAGGCCATGACCTATGCGCTGCTGCTTGCCTTCTTCCGCAACGATATGGGCTTCGGCGGCAATAACGGCATGACCGATTTCAAGGATATCCTTGGCTTCAACGTGCAGGCGGATGGCACGCGTGCGACGCTCTTTGCAGCGACCGCGATCTTCCTGGCACTGTCGCTGATGATCGCTTCGGCGATCGTGCGGTCGAAATTCGGCAAGGTGCTGGTCGGCGTGCGGGATGCGGAAAGCCGCACGCGCTTCCTCGGCTATCGTGTCGAGCATTTCAAGCTCTTCACCTTCGTCGTCTCGGCGATGATGGCGGGCATTGCCGGCGCGCTCTATGTGCCGCAAGTCGGCATTATCAATCCCGGCGAATTCGCTCCGGCCAATTCCATCGAAGTCGTCATCTGGACGGCTGTCGGCGGGCGCGCGACGTTGATCGGACCGATCATCGGCGCCATCCTCGTCAACGGCGGAAAGACGATCTTTACCGGCCTCTTCCCCGATTACTGGCTGTTTGCGCTCGGTGGCCTCTTCGTGCTCGTCACGTTGCTTCTGCCCAAGGGTATCGTCGGCACGATCGCCCAGCATTTCGGTAAGCGGAGGCCAGTCTCGAACGGTGTGCCGCCGGCGGTTGCCGAAGAGAGCGTCGAAGCGAAAATCCAGGCTGCGGAGTAG